Proteins co-encoded in one Erinaceus europaeus chromosome X, mEriEur2.1, whole genome shotgun sequence genomic window:
- the LOC103113654 gene encoding LOW QUALITY PROTEIN: melanoma-associated antigen B16 (The sequence of the model RefSeq protein was modified relative to this genomic sequence to represent the inferred CDS: deleted 1 base in 1 codon; substituted 1 base at 1 genomic stop codon), producing the protein MISSSLGLTYNGIPSGEVGIPKAGILIVLVMLFMKGSCATDKEVWEVLDVMGLYPGVEQSSVKLQKLITNDFVKEKSCRVTGHLVYQKVANSDPARFEFLXGPRAHAETTKMKVLEFLAKVNGIDPRSFPVQYEDEEERVCAYFSRDCL; encoded by the exons ATGATATCTTCATCATTGGGCCTTACTTATAATGGGAtaccaagtggtgaagtgggcatTCCAAAGGCTGGCATCCTGATTGTCCTGGTAATGCTCTTCATGAAGGGCAGCTGTGCTACCGACAAGGAAGTCTGGGAAGTTCTGGATGTGATGGGCTTATATCCTGGGGTGGAGCAATCCTCTGTCAAGCTCCAGAAACTCATCACCAATGATTTTGTGAAGGAAAAATCTTGCAGAGTTACTGGT CACCTAGTGTACCAAAAGGTAGCCAACAGTGATCCTGCAAGATTTGAGTTCCTGTGAGGCCCACGAGCCCATGCTGAAACCACTAAGATGAAAGTCCTGGAGTTTTTGGCCAAGGTTAATGGTATTGACCCAAGGTCTTTCCCAGTTCAGTATGAGGATGAAGAAGAGAGGGTCTGTGCCTATTTCAGCAGAGATTGTCTCTAG